In Bos javanicus breed banteng chromosome 2, ARS-OSU_banteng_1.0, whole genome shotgun sequence, the following proteins share a genomic window:
- the LOC133235588 gene encoding sorting nexin-6-like: protein MMDGLDNGPDFLLEEDHGLKAINVDFQSDAALHVDISDALSERDKVKFTVHTKSSFLNFKQNEFSVVRQHEEFIWLHDSFIENEDYAGYIIPPAPPRPDFDASREKLQKLGEGEGSMTKEEFTKMKQELEAEYLAIFKKTVAMHEVFLCRVAAHPILRKDLNFHVFLEYNQDLSVRGKNKKEKLEDFFKNMVKSADGVIVSGVKDVDDFFEHE from the coding sequence ATGATGGACGGCCTGGACAACGGCCCCGACTTCCTCTTGGAGGAGGACCACGGACTTAAAGCAATAAATGTAGATTTTCAGAGTGATGCTGCTCTGCACGTGGACATTTCTGATGCTCTGAGTGAGAGAGACAAAGTAAAATTCACTGTTCACACAAAGAgttcatttctaaattttaaacagAATGAGTTTTCTGTTGTTCGACAACATGAGGAATTTATCTGGCTTCACGATTCCTTCATTGAAAATGAAGACTATGCAGGTTACATTATCCCTCCAGCACCACCAAGACCTGATTTTGATGCCTCAAGGGAGAAACTACAGAAacttggagaaggagaagggtcTATGACGAAGGAGGAATTCACGAAGATGAAACAGGAATTGGAAGCTGAGTATTTGGCAATATTCAAGAAGACGGTTGCAATGCATGAAGTGTTTCTGTGTCGTGTGGCTGCACATCCCATTTTGAGGAAAGATTTAAATTTCCATGTCTTCCTGGAATATAATCAAGATTTGAGTGTgcgaggaaaaaataaaaaagagaaactagaagatttctttaaaaacatggtTAAATCAGCAGATGGAGTAATTGTTTCTGGAGTAAAGGATGTAGATGATTTCTTTGAGCATGAATGA